A single window of Leptolyngbya ohadii IS1 DNA harbors:
- a CDS encoding TetR/AcrR family transcriptional regulator: MVNDRPKAPTKTPAKAPAMRRQPKQTRSQERVHHILDVAEQLFIESGYEQATTREIASRAGVAIGSLYQFFPDKAAIVRALANRYFAQEYQMFVQLHAELAEAELTTYVDRMIDAFAQFADDHPGYRAVLRQLLDQMTVADASVPNEYDQLMLEGLAHFLAQRNAGLDRDRSQLIATIVFKAANELLWMAFSRESQERSAVIAETKVLITAYLKTFGI; this comes from the coding sequence ATGGTCAACGATCGCCCAAAAGCCCCAACCAAAACCCCAGCAAAAGCTCCAGCCATGCGGCGGCAACCCAAACAAACCCGTAGCCAGGAGCGGGTGCATCATATTCTTGATGTGGCGGAGCAACTGTTTATCGAGTCGGGGTACGAGCAGGCGACAACCAGGGAGATTGCCAGCCGTGCGGGTGTTGCGATCGGGTCACTGTACCAGTTTTTTCCCGATAAGGCGGCGATTGTGCGGGCACTGGCAAACCGCTATTTCGCGCAGGAGTATCAAATGTTCGTGCAGCTTCATGCAGAGCTAGCCGAGGCAGAGCTAACGACCTACGTCGATCGCATGATTGATGCTTTTGCCCAATTTGCTGACGATCATCCCGGCTATCGTGCTGTTCTCAGACAGCTCCTCGATCAAATGACCGTTGCCGATGCCAGTGTCCCAAACGAATATGACCAGCTCATGCTGGAAGGACTGGCTCACTTTCTGGCTCAGCGAAATGCAGGACTGGATCGTGATCGCAGCCAGCTGATTGCCACAATAGTCTTTAAAGCCGCAAACGAACTGCTCTGGATGGCGTTTTCCCGTGAATCTCAGGAGCGATCGGCGGTAATTGCAGAAACAAAAGTCCTGATTACTGCCTATCTAAAAACCTTCGGAATCTAG
- a CDS encoding Uma2 family endonuclease gives MVQAIQAQISFDEFIDWYPLNSDRRYELHNGVITEMPKPTGKHSQIAGFIAIELGFEMRRLQLPYFVPKECVIKVNESGYESDVIVLNRETIANDPRWEKESTITLGASVKLVVEITSTNWSDDYALKLEDYEALGIEEYWICDYLGVGGRRYIGTPKQPTFSVYRLSSAGEYQVEQFRSDERIVSRIFPELQLTMNQIIASDR, from the coding sequence GTGGTTCAAGCAATTCAAGCTCAAATTAGCTTTGATGAATTCATTGATTGGTACCCGCTAAATTCCGATCGTCGCTACGAGCTGCATAACGGAGTGATTACCGAAATGCCAAAACCGACAGGTAAACATTCCCAAATCGCCGGATTCATTGCGATCGAGTTGGGGTTTGAAATGAGACGGCTACAGCTTCCCTACTTTGTGCCAAAGGAATGCGTGATCAAGGTGAATGAGTCGGGATACGAATCTGATGTGATTGTGCTGAATCGAGAAACGATCGCCAATGATCCACGCTGGGAGAAAGAATCAACCATTACCCTGGGAGCATCGGTCAAACTCGTCGTGGAAATTACCAGTACCAACTGGAGTGATGACTATGCTCTCAAACTTGAAGATTACGAAGCGCTAGGAATTGAGGAATACTGGATTTGCGATTACCTGGGGGTAGGCGGCAGAAGATATATTGGAACACCCAAGCAGCCCACTTTTTCCGTTTACCGACTCAGCTCAGCAGGTGAATATCAGGTGGAGCAGTTTCGGAGCGACGAGAGAATCGTATCCCGCATTTTTCCTGAATTGCAGCTTACGATGAATCAGATTATTGCGAGCGATCGTTAG
- a CDS encoding GDSL-type esterase/lipase family protein yields the protein MSQLCLLAAGLMAQGQAPGWRLARSLIFDQSQSEAWHHAEFCQKQKRTAVKPTVAQAERDLVDRGIMLNRPEFMPVMPVVGIATSVSTSARPATHPNRQANAQSHGQSSRRSGDRSSSRPSSGSQLYQQRRAALQAGRLYPRIPINSFQSAWQNATRQPTYEDWVRLLRQEAQVMARSQGRNRLTVLLGDSLLLWFPVDRLPTDRFWLNQGISGDTTAGILRRLPAFDRARPDRIYVMAGINDLRRGSSDRAVLSNLRQIVQRLRRTHPQAAIVVYSILPTRLPALPSDRIQRLNASLAAMSRQEGANFYDLQAQFSGTDGTLRRELTTDGLHLSRQGYEVWQMAMMAIR from the coding sequence ATGAGTCAGCTATGTCTACTGGCAGCAGGTCTGATGGCTCAAGGTCAAGCTCCTGGATGGCGGTTAGCCAGGTCTTTGATCTTCGATCAGTCCCAATCTGAGGCTTGGCATCATGCTGAGTTTTGCCAGAAGCAGAAAAGAACCGCTGTTAAGCCAACCGTAGCTCAGGCTGAGCGTGATCTGGTCGATCGCGGCATCATGCTAAACCGTCCTGAGTTTATGCCAGTGATGCCTGTAGTGGGGATTGCCACCAGCGTTAGCACCAGCGCCCGTCCTGCAACGCACCCCAATCGTCAAGCCAATGCACAATCGCATGGGCAATCCAGCAGACGATCCGGAGATCGATCGAGTTCCCGTCCCAGTTCTGGCAGTCAGCTTTATCAGCAGCGCCGGGCAGCGTTGCAGGCAGGAAGGCTTTATCCCCGCATTCCGATCAACAGCTTTCAATCCGCCTGGCAAAATGCCACACGCCAGCCTACCTATGAGGATTGGGTTAGACTCTTGCGGCAGGAAGCCCAGGTCATGGCACGCAGTCAGGGCAGAAATCGGCTTACTGTTTTGCTGGGGGACTCCCTGCTGCTCTGGTTTCCAGTCGATCGCCTGCCTACCGATCGCTTCTGGCTGAACCAGGGAATTTCTGGCGATACCACAGCGGGAATTTTACGGCGACTTCCGGCATTCGATCGTGCTCGTCCCGACCGGATTTACGTGATGGCAGGCATCAACGATCTGCGGCGGGGGTCTAGCGATCGGGCAGTGTTGTCTAACCTGCGGCAAATTGTACAGCGGCTCCGACGTACCCATCCCCAGGCGGCGATCGTGGTGTATTCGATTCTGCCGACCCGTCTACCTGCCCTGCCCAGCGATCGGATTCAGCGATTAAATGCTAGCCTTGCCGCGATGAGCCGTCAGGAGGGGGCAAATTTCTACGATCTGCAAGCTCAATTTTCGGGAACAGACGGAACACTGCGCCGCGAACTGACAACGGATGGGCTGCACTTGAGCCGTCAGGGCTACGAGGTCTGGCAGATGGCGATGATGGCGATCCGGTGA
- a CDS encoding ABC exporter membrane fusion protein has protein sequence MSLNLSSKPPYRLLGLILAATALTGGIGFYTISQFSSTPATVESEPPRIQKVTALGRLEPEGEVIQIAAPLSLDGDRVSQLRVKEGMWVEAGQPIAVLDSYQSLREALQQAEQEVVVAQSRVDQVRAGAKSGEIAAQTAAIVRLQAELAGQKATQSAAIARRQAELRTARAEFDRFEQLYREGAIPASTRDSKQLALDTAQTQLQEAIADRQRTLSTLEAEIQSARATLNQIAEVRPVDIQAATAELAAAKSAAQRARTALEQSMIRAPIAGRILKIHTQPGEQISESGIAEIARTDQMQVVAEVYQTDVGKVQAGQQAVITSPALAEPLRGTVAQIGYQVNRQNVFSDQPGENLDQRVVEVKIRLGSADSQKVAGLTNLQVQVALEME, from the coding sequence ATGAGTCTTAACCTTTCCTCTAAACCACCTTATCGACTATTAGGTTTAATTCTGGCGGCAACTGCGTTAACGGGAGGGATTGGCTTTTACACCATCAGTCAATTTAGCTCCACCCCTGCAACCGTCGAATCGGAGCCGCCGCGCATTCAGAAAGTAACTGCCCTGGGACGATTGGAACCGGAAGGAGAAGTGATTCAAATTGCTGCCCCCCTGTCGCTGGATGGCGATCGCGTCAGTCAACTGCGGGTGAAGGAAGGGATGTGGGTGGAGGCGGGACAGCCGATTGCCGTATTGGATTCCTACCAGTCGCTCAGGGAAGCATTGCAGCAGGCAGAACAGGAGGTTGTGGTGGCACAGTCTCGTGTCGATCAGGTGAGAGCGGGAGCCAAGTCAGGCGAAATTGCTGCCCAAACTGCCGCGATCGTCCGCCTCCAAGCCGAGCTTGCCGGACAAAAAGCCACCCAGTCTGCTGCTATTGCCCGTCGTCAGGCGGAACTCAGGACTGCCCGTGCGGAATTCGATCGCTTTGAGCAGCTTTACCGGGAAGGTGCAATTCCTGCCTCTACGCGGGACAGCAAACAGCTTGCCTTAGACACAGCTCAGACCCAGCTTCAGGAAGCGATCGCCGATCGGCAGCGCACCCTATCCACCCTGGAAGCCGAAATTCAATCCGCCAGAGCTACCCTGAACCAGATTGCCGAAGTCCGTCCGGTTGATATTCAGGCAGCGACAGCAGAACTGGCGGCGGCAAAGTCAGCGGCGCAGCGTGCCCGAACTGCCCTGGAACAGTCGATGATTCGTGCCCCGATCGCCGGACGAATTCTAAAGATTCACACGCAGCCGGGAGAACAGATCAGCGAATCTGGCATTGCCGAAATTGCCCGTACCGATCAAATGCAGGTTGTCGCGGAGGTGTATCAAACGGATGTGGGCAAAGTCCAGGCGGGTCAGCAGGCGGTCATTACCAGTCCGGCACTGGCGGAGCCTCTGCGGGGAACGGTGGCGCAGATTGGCTATCAGGTGAATCGGCAAAATGTGTTTAGCGATCAGCCCGGTGAAAATCTGGATCAGCGGGTTGTAGAAGTCAAAATTCGCCTCGGTTCCGCAGATAGCCAGAAGGTTGCCGGACTAACGAACCTTCAGGTGCAGGTTGCACTTGAAATGGAATGA
- a CDS encoding DUF2834 domain-containing protein has translation MMRSLYLVLCIVGTVLPYAYLVPFLMAHGLDLPLFFQQLFANHVSSLFGVDFIISSIVLWLFIFWEGNRLQMKHLWVYLASNLTVGISLALPLFLLMRQKKLEAMKPEAMKLEAISPSIP, from the coding sequence ATGATGCGATCGCTCTATCTCGTTCTGTGCATTGTGGGAACGGTATTGCCCTATGCGTATCTCGTTCCATTCCTGATGGCGCACGGATTAGATCTCCCGCTGTTTTTTCAGCAGCTATTTGCAAATCACGTTTCCAGTTTGTTTGGCGTCGATTTTATTATTTCCTCGATCGTTCTCTGGCTATTCATTTTTTGGGAGGGCAATCGGCTTCAGATGAAGCATTTGTGGGTTTATCTGGCGAGTAATTTAACCGTGGGAATTTCCCTGGCGCTGCCTCTGTTTCTGCTGATGCGACAGAAGAAGTTAGAAGCAATGAAACCGGAAGCAATGAAGTTAGAAGCAATATCTCCCTCTATCCCCTGA
- a CDS encoding EcsC family protein: MSEQQSHSTLTPERSPLQKAENPSFSAKSSTSTTPQTSGRLTWVRGLAGGAIDRSKEAVKTAVTVGGAATRRAVGWVSGLTEGTGRALNLLGRIPLLRNPLMRRLVGVFKLDWLLGISDRVDTRKAEVVVKEMQQKYPTESPSQISHRLMVRKSMQAGSSGFVTSLLPGFATALLALDLAATTALQTELVYEIAAAYGLDLNDPERKGEVLGIFGLALGGGNAIKAGLGFLRNVPFAGALIGASTNATVLYSVGYAASRFYEARLQSGTQEPSTETLQSIQQESEEYLNKAIAQQAIMDQITVHMILASYPDKTWDDILPELQRLQIEANSLQTIAANIRSPQPLDPLLNQLDRDFAVAVLAQCRRLAESNGTVSPQEAAILQQIEQRCDALVVQ, from the coding sequence ATGTCCGAACAACAGTCCCACTCCACTCTTACCCCAGAACGATCGCCCCTTCAAAAGGCGGAGAACCCATCTTTCTCAGCGAAATCCTCAACTTCAACGACACCTCAAACGTCAGGACGGTTGACCTGGGTACGGGGTTTAGCAGGAGGCGCGATCGATCGCAGCAAGGAGGCAGTGAAAACAGCGGTGACGGTGGGCGGAGCGGCAACTCGGCGGGCAGTGGGCTGGGTCAGCGGCTTAACCGAGGGAACCGGACGGGCACTGAACCTGCTGGGGCGGATACCCCTGCTGCGAAATCCCCTGATGCGGCGTTTGGTGGGCGTATTTAAGCTGGATTGGCTGCTGGGCATAAGCGATCGGGTGGATACCCGCAAAGCCGAAGTGGTCGTAAAAGAAATGCAGCAAAAGTATCCTACTGAATCGCCCAGCCAGATATCTCATCGGCTGATGGTGAGGAAATCAATGCAGGCAGGAAGTTCGGGCTTTGTTACCAGCCTTCTGCCCGGATTTGCAACCGCCCTACTGGCGCTGGATCTGGCAGCAACGACTGCACTGCAAACGGAACTGGTGTACGAAATTGCAGCAGCTTACGGCTTAGATCTGAACGATCCGGAGCGCAAAGGCGAAGTTCTGGGCATCTTTGGGCTGGCGCTGGGCGGCGGCAATGCAATTAAGGCAGGACTGGGCTTTTTGCGAAATGTACCCTTTGCCGGAGCACTGATCGGGGCAAGTACGAATGCAACCGTCCTGTATTCCGTAGGCTATGCCGCCAGTCGGTTTTATGAGGCAAGACTGCAATCAGGCACTCAGGAACCCAGCACGGAGACGCTGCAATCGATTCAGCAGGAAAGCGAAGAGTATCTCAATAAAGCGATCGCCCAGCAGGCAATCATGGATCAGATTACGGTTCACATGATTCTGGCAAGCTATCCCGATAAAACCTGGGACGATATTCTGCCGGAGCTTCAGCGGCTTCAAATCGAAGCAAATTCTCTTCAGACGATCGCCGCCAATATCCGGTCGCCCCAACCCCTCGACCCATTACTCAATCAACTCGATCGAGACTTTGCCGTAGCAGTGCTAGCCCAGTGCCGCCGCCTCGCCGAAAGCAACGGAACGGTTTCGCCACAGGAAGCAGCAATCCTACAGCAGATTGAGCAACGTTGTGATGCGCTGGTTGTCCAGTAA
- a CDS encoding Coq4 family protein, with product MQSSRSSTHLPTPFPKTVLQPVLQTARGIKAFVTLLFDESGSLEPVWELSNSLLDSPAFHLAIASLKTMPEVAAILTERYMTPPYDLDELLQCPEGSLGYEYASQMKQHGFKALEPAIAIDSDTHYIEHRWQKTHDIWHVITGFDVSDIGEIGLQAFYLAQFQLPLSSLLIANALIASTVLQPESLNPLLDAIAQGYQMGKVAQPLIGQKWETAWDKPVTQWRKQLNVQPVGI from the coding sequence ATGCAGTCAAGCCGTTCCTCTACCCATCTTCCCACTCCGTTTCCTAAAACCGTTCTCCAGCCCGTCCTTCAAACTGCGAGAGGGATCAAAGCATTTGTGACGCTTCTGTTTGATGAGAGCGGTAGCCTGGAACCCGTGTGGGAATTAAGCAACAGCCTTCTAGATAGTCCGGCATTTCATTTGGCGATCGCCTCCCTGAAAACCATGCCAGAGGTTGCCGCAATTCTAACGGAGCGGTATATGACCCCGCCCTATGATCTGGATGAACTGTTGCAGTGCCCTGAGGGTTCGCTGGGCTACGAGTACGCCAGCCAGATGAAACAGCACGGATTTAAGGCATTGGAGCCTGCGATCGCGATCGATTCGGACACGCACTACATTGAACACCGCTGGCAGAAAACCCACGATATCTGGCACGTCATTACCGGATTTGATGTCAGCGACATCGGTGAAATTGGATTGCAGGCTTTCTATTTGGCACAGTTTCAGTTGCCCCTTTCCAGTTTGCTGATCGCCAATGCCCTGATTGCCTCAACGGTTTTGCAGCCCGAAAGTTTGAATCCTCTGCTGGATGCGATCGCGCAGGGCTACCAGATGGGGAAAGTCGCGCAGCCCTTAATTGGTCAAAAGTGGGAGACCGCCTGGGACAAACCCGTTACCCAGTGGCGCAAGCAGCTGAACGTGCAGCCTGTCGGAATTTGA
- a CDS encoding ATP-binding cassette domain-containing protein, protein MNHPVISARNLNHYFGTGALRKQALFEINLDIYPGEIVIMTGPSGSGKTTLLTLMGGLRSAQKETTQNGAAENSLKILGQEICNASKQQLTQLRRNIGFIFQAHNLMDFLTAKENVRMALELHDRFLEKDNQAINNMAFQMLERLGLGHRADYYPENLSGGQKQRVAIARALITQPKIILADEPTAALDKQSGQEVITLMEQLAEKQHCTILLVTHDSRILDRAHQNGDRFRTIYMEDGQLVNKRQEVLAA, encoded by the coding sequence ATGAATCATCCCGTTATCTCCGCCCGTAATCTCAACCACTATTTTGGGACAGGGGCGCTTCGCAAGCAGGCATTGTTCGAGATTAATCTAGATATCTATCCCGGCGAAATTGTGATTATGACGGGTCCATCCGGTTCGGGAAAGACGACTCTGTTAACGCTGATGGGAGGCTTACGATCAGCCCAGAAGGAAACGACGCAGAACGGAGCGGCAGAAAATAGCCTGAAAATTCTGGGACAGGAAATTTGCAATGCCTCGAAGCAACAGCTCACCCAACTTCGGCGAAACATTGGGTTCATCTTTCAGGCACATAATCTGATGGACTTTCTAACCGCAAAAGAGAATGTGCGAATGGCACTGGAGCTACACGATCGCTTCCTCGAAAAAGATAATCAAGCGATCAATAACATGGCGTTTCAGATGCTCGAAAGACTTGGCTTAGGACATCGCGCCGACTATTATCCGGAGAATCTTTCCGGCGGACAAAAGCAGCGAGTGGCGATCGCCCGTGCCCTGATCACGCAGCCCAAAATTATCCTGGCAGACGAACCCACCGCCGCTCTAGATAAACAGTCCGGTCAGGAAGTGATTACCCTCATGGAACAGCTTGCCGAGAAACAGCACTGCACAATTCTTCTGGTGACGCACGACAGCCGCATTCTCGATCGGGCACATCAGAACGGCGATCGATTTCGCACAATTTATATGGAGGATGGGCAGCTTGTAAATAAACGTCAGGAGGTTCTTGCGGCGTAG
- a CDS encoding DUF445 domain-containing protein: MIGYFTNDLAIKMLFRPYKAIYLGGRKLPFTPGLIPSNQERMAKRVSDTIMGSLLTPEELQNLARKLLETERIQAAIEWLLNLALDQVQGRNQEKAASVVANILHDLVGQSLPRVIKVLARREDFLEAQLNQLFDQVLLELRLTEPQAEQVADWILQSVIPPDVLRQIIVDFLTDRNIKVIDEGFRERTSGTYWVVANLFGVRNALTRLRTYCLDERESTNVRLDELIQSLGIRDRFKELLQNLSLQNLPVTTVRQLRKTMRDEIRLYLQDKGSDLLQDMSDSIDWNEVANLLLNRLRTSEAVASSLHPISYELALVLERYLEKDLESLVAQAIPILNIDQVIINRVKATSPADLEGAIQGIVKSELQAIVNLGGILGFVIGLLQVGLLLMR, encoded by the coding sequence GTGATTGGTTACTTCACAAACGATCTGGCGATCAAAATGCTGTTTCGTCCCTACAAAGCGATTTATCTTGGAGGACGCAAGCTGCCATTTACGCCGGGTCTGATTCCCAGCAACCAGGAGCGGATGGCAAAGCGGGTGTCGGATACGATCATGGGGTCACTGCTGACGCCGGAGGAACTGCAAAACCTGGCGCGAAAACTCCTGGAAACCGAGCGGATTCAGGCGGCGATCGAGTGGTTGCTCAATCTGGCACTAGATCAGGTACAGGGCAGAAATCAGGAGAAGGCGGCGTCGGTCGTTGCCAACATTCTGCATGATCTGGTCGGGCAGTCTTTACCCAGGGTGATCAAGGTTCTGGCACGCCGGGAAGATTTTCTAGAGGCACAGTTAAACCAGCTTTTCGATCAGGTTTTGCTGGAACTCAGGCTTACAGAACCGCAGGCGGAGCAGGTAGCAGACTGGATTTTGCAGTCCGTGATTCCGCCCGATGTACTGCGGCAAATCATTGTGGATTTCCTGACCGATCGCAATATCAAAGTGATCGACGAAGGCTTCCGGGAAAGGACGAGCGGCACCTATTGGGTGGTGGCAAACCTGTTTGGCGTGCGGAATGCCCTCACCCGTCTGCGAACCTACTGCCTGGACGAACGGGAAAGCACCAATGTTCGCCTGGATGAGCTGATTCAATCCCTGGGGATACGCGATCGCTTCAAGGAACTGCTGCAAAATCTGTCGCTGCAAAATCTGCCCGTTACCACCGTGCGCCAGCTGCGGAAAACCATGCGGGACGAAATCCGGCTCTACCTTCAGGACAAAGGCTCGGATCTGCTGCAAGACATGAGCGATTCGATCGACTGGAACGAGGTCGCTAATTTATTACTGAACCGTCTGCGAACCTCCGAGGCGGTTGCTAGCTCCCTGCATCCCATCAGCTATGAACTGGCGCTGGTGCTAGAACGCTATCTGGAAAAGGATCTGGAGTCGCTGGTTGCCCAGGCAATTCCGATTCTGAACATTGATCAGGTCATTATCAATCGCGTTAAGGCAACCTCCCCGGCGGATCTGGAAGGGGCAATTCAGGGCATTGTGAAAAGCGAGCTACAGGCGATCGTCAACCTGGGCGGAATTTTAGGGTTTGTGATCGGGCTGCTCCAGGTGGGCTTACTGCTGATGCGCTAG
- the devC gene encoding ABC transporter permease DevC, whose product MLKSFKKTPLAWKQLVKNKARLTIALAGIAFADILVFLQMGFESSLYDSAMKPHRSLEADLVLLNPQSQALFSMQSFSRARLHQALAHEGVESVSPVYLSTGQWRNPETRIERSILVMGIDPAMAAFHLPEVNQHQDRLKAFNQVLFDQAGRPEYGAIAALFNANGTAATEMNGKAVQVAGLFTLGASFAADGNVITSDSTFLQLFPERSSDRIDIGLIQLEPDANIDQVRVSLAASLPKDVRILTIAEFAEAERNYWANSTGIGFIFGFGVLMGFIVGLVIVYQILYADVSDHLPEYATLKAMGYSDRYLLTALFQEAVILAVLGFIPGLLLSTGLYHLTYVATALPIQMTVDRAANVFTLTLAMSFGSGAIAMRKLQSADPAEVF is encoded by the coding sequence ATGCTGAAATCCTTCAAAAAAACGCCCCTTGCCTGGAAACAGCTCGTTAAAAACAAAGCGAGATTGACGATTGCCCTGGCAGGAATCGCCTTTGCCGATATTCTGGTGTTCCTGCAAATGGGATTTGAGAGTTCACTGTACGACTCTGCCATGAAACCTCATCGATCGCTGGAAGCCGATCTGGTGCTGCTCAATCCCCAGTCGCAGGCACTCTTTTCGATGCAGAGTTTTTCCAGAGCCAGGCTGCATCAGGCTTTAGCTCATGAAGGCGTGGAATCGGTAAGTCCGGTTTATCTTTCAACGGGGCAGTGGCGCAATCCCGAAACGCGGATTGAGCGATCGATCTTGGTGATGGGCATCGATCCAGCAATGGCGGCTTTCCATTTGCCTGAAGTGAATCAACATCAAGATCGGCTGAAGGCATTCAATCAGGTTTTATTCGACCAGGCGGGTCGTCCGGAATATGGGGCGATCGCAGCCCTGTTTAACGCTAACGGAACAGCCGCAACGGAGATGAACGGAAAAGCGGTTCAGGTTGCCGGACTGTTTACGCTAGGGGCTTCCTTCGCGGCAGACGGTAATGTGATCACCAGCGATTCCACCTTTCTCCAGCTTTTCCCGGAGCGCAGCAGCGATCGAATTGACATTGGACTAATTCAGCTTGAGCCAGATGCCAATATTGACCAGGTACGAGTCAGTCTAGCCGCGAGTTTGCCAAAGGATGTCCGCATTTTGACGATCGCCGAATTTGCAGAAGCAGAGCGCAATTACTGGGCAAACAGTACGGGCATTGGCTTTATTTTTGGTTTCGGTGTGCTGATGGGATTCATTGTCGGCTTGGTGATTGTGTATCAAATTCTCTACGCCGATGTTTCCGATCATCTGCCGGAATACGCCACGCTTAAGGCAATGGGCTACAGCGATCGCTATTTGCTGACTGCGCTATTTCAGGAAGCCGTCATCCTTGCCGTTTTAGGGTTCATCCCCGGTTTGCTGCTGTCCACCGGACTCTATCACCTCACCTACGTCGCCACCGCACTGCCCATTCAAATGACGGTCGATCGGGCAGCCAACGTATTTACTCTCACGCTGGCAATGTCCTTTGGTTCAGGGGCGATCGCCATGCGAAAACTGCAATCGGCTGATCCGGCAGAAGTATTTTAG
- a CDS encoding DUF4336 domain-containing protein, producing the protein MATSSDHLSLTQQSNERRDSFWRYWFLVPIYPYRKRRTLRREVVANTIWTFEQLQGILYTVVPVRMTIVRLESGGLLVYSPIAPTRECIRLVRELEAEHGAVRYILLTTSSGLEHKVFVPPFARQFPQAQVYVTPHQWSFPFNLPLNWLGFPRDRTQVLPAESHLAPFGDEFEYELLHVDLGRGCFEEMACFHRASKTLLVTDTVLSVPEEPPAIAQADPYPLLFHARDRASDPFVDTEANRRKGWQRIALFALYFQPDTLKTISLGQTIRDAIQASDRSLKGYLGLFPFAWQEDWKRSFDALRGNGRPFVAPILQTLILDQSPQIVLDWAERVSRWQFERIIPCHFDAPFAATPEQFRQAFSVLKPSQLIRFGSESHALPAADVQFIIKLEETLDKLGVTNPPST; encoded by the coding sequence GTGGCAACTTCTTCTGATCATCTCTCCCTAACCCAGCAGTCAAACGAGCGTCGGGATAGTTTCTGGCGATACTGGTTTCTGGTTCCCATTTATCCCTATCGCAAACGGCGAACGCTGCGGCGAGAAGTGGTTGCCAATACGATCTGGACTTTTGAGCAGCTCCAGGGCATTCTCTACACCGTTGTTCCGGTGCGAATGACGATCGTGCGCCTGGAATCCGGGGGACTGCTGGTGTACTCGCCGATCGCCCCCACTCGTGAATGCATTCGCCTGGTACGGGAACTGGAAGCCGAACATGGAGCAGTTCGCTATATTCTGCTAACCACCTCGTCGGGCTTGGAGCATAAGGTTTTTGTGCCGCCCTTTGCCCGTCAATTTCCCCAGGCGCAGGTGTATGTGACGCCCCATCAGTGGAGCTTTCCGTTTAATTTGCCGCTGAATTGGCTGGGCTTCCCCCGCGATCGGACTCAGGTTTTGCCTGCGGAAAGTCATCTGGCTCCCTTTGGCGATGAGTTTGAATACGAGCTGCTGCACGTTGACCTGGGGCGCGGCTGCTTCGAGGAAATGGCTTGCTTCCATCGGGCATCGAAAACGCTGCTGGTCACAGATACGGTGCTGTCAGTCCCGGAAGAGCCTCCGGCGATCGCCCAGGCTGATCCTTACCCGCTGCTGTTTCATGCCCGCGATCGGGCTAGCGATCCTTTTGTGGATACAGAGGCGAACCGTCGGAAAGGCTGGCAGCGGATTGCCCTGTTTGCCCTGTATTTTCAGCCCGATACTCTGAAGACCATCAGTTTGGGACAAACGATCCGCGATGCGATCCAAGCCTCCGATCGATCGCTCAAAGGTTATCTGGGTCTGTTTCCGTTTGCCTGGCAGGAAGACTGGAAGCGATCGTTTGATGCTTTGCGGGGCAATGGGCGTCCGTTTGTTGCGCCGATTCTGCAAACCCTGATTCTGGATCAGTCGCCGCAAATTGTGCTGGATTGGGCAGAGCGGGTGTCTCGCTGGCAGTTCGAGCGGATTATCCCCTGTCATTTTGATGCGCCGTTTGCTGCAACGCCAGAGCAATTCCGTCAGGCATTTTCGGTGCTTAAACCGTCTCAGCTGATTCGGTTCGGCAGTGAAAGTCATGCCCTTCCTGCGGCGGACGTGCAGTTTATCATCAAGTTGGAAGAAACCCTGGACAAGTTAGGCGTGACTAATCCTCCCTCAACCTAG
- a CDS encoding TetR/AcrR family transcriptional regulator → MPKIVDHEQYRRELLSRCFDLFAEKGYGSLTMRQIAQGLGVSTGTLYHYFPSKEVLFEQLLEELTEQDIHTITSALKGADTLSDRLAAAFAFLEENGDYFMKQTLILMDYYQQQGEAAIRESGFFKRMLDRARRAVAELLEVHDPDLEIFILSIIDGLTMQKLFDRDSVSIPKQTQILTEMLTLYLNSKSVS, encoded by the coding sequence ATGCCTAAGATCGTTGACCACGAACAGTACCGCAGGGAACTCCTCAGCCGATGCTTTGACCTGTTTGCAGAGAAAGGCTATGGTTCCCTCACCATGCGGCAAATTGCTCAAGGGCTGGGGGTATCTACAGGAACGCTCTATCACTACTTTCCCAGCAAGGAGGTGCTGTTTGAACAGCTTCTAGAGGAGCTAACCGAACAGGATATTCACACCATTACTTCCGCTCTCAAAGGGGCAGACACGCTATCCGATCGGCTTGCGGCGGCATTTGCATTTCTGGAAGAGAACGGAGACTACTTTATGAAGCAAACCCTGATCCTGATGGACTATTACCAGCAGCAGGGGGAAGCTGCCATTCGAGAAAGCGGGTTTTTCAAACGAATGCTCGATCGCGCCCGCCGAGCCGTTGCAGAACTTTTAGAAGTTCACGATCCCGATCTGGAAATTTTCATTCTGAGCATCATTGACGGGTTAACGATGCAGAAATTATTCGATCGCGATAGTGTCTCGATTCCAAAGCAAACCCAGATTTTGACGGAAATGCTGACGCTCTATCTCAACTCCAAATCCGTTTCTTAA